The Lutra lutra chromosome 16, mLutLut1.2, whole genome shotgun sequence genome segment ACACAATAcgtataaatttatacatataaatacatataatacatataaatcttACACAATATATGCATGATCCACATCTTGAAAACTGCAAACACTATTacagaaatcaaagaacaacATGGATAGATATAAATCATGCATGGATGAAAGACtcaacattgttaagatgtcaactctagtgcttgcttcggcagcacatatactaaaattggaatgatacagagaagattagcatggaccctgcgcaaggatgacatgcaaattcgtgaagtgttccaaaatttaaaaaaaaaaaaaaagatgtcaactCTACCAAAACTGATCTAGAGATTGAACACCTTTTCAATCAAAATTCCTTCAGGACTTCTTTGGTACAAAGTGACCatctgattataaaatttatatgtaaagcaaagaaactaaaaaaaaaaaaaaagaaactgattttggaaaagaaaacaaagttaaaggGCTCATACTACCTCATTTCCAGACTTACTGTTAAATTAAAACAGTCAGAAAAGTGTGGTATtggagaaaatatagaaatatggaTCAGTACAAGAGTATAGAATAGTatatagagtccagaaatagatccactaAAGTACTGCCCATCTAATTATTGACAAAGATGCAAAGACAAtttgtggaaaataatattttcaatcaGCTGCTGGAAAAACTTTATTTccatatgcaaaataataataacaataataataataaatcaatacCTCACACTCTCTACAATTCACACAAAATGGATCATACACCTAAATATTTGTATGGGTATTAAGAAAGCCCCTCCGCCCCCTGCCGACATCCTGTTTTGTAGCATTAGAGAAGTCCCAGAGTGGGAAACAAGGAGCATGTGCAGCAGAATTCGGGTGCTAGTTGAAGTCAGTGCAGTCACTGTAGCTGTGGCTAAAACAAGAGATGAAACTGAAGAATGAATATAAAGCACGAGAAGTGTCCCACATAATTCTTATTACTATCAGGGGATGGTTTTATATAGCAATGTTTTCACTGAATTGGAAGTTCAATTCAATGAATTTCCATCTGGACAGTTTGCTGTTCTTATGTGAACTGATATATAAAGAGCAGGTTTGCCATTCTTCCTGAGGTGGTGATCTTGATTACCAAGGGGAGTCTAGATTGCTCTATACAATTGGGACAGATTGGACCATGTCTGAAATCCTGGGGAACACTTGGGTGCcacttagtattttatttacttaataataaatCTTAATGGAAAGTCTAATAACCTAATAAAGACAGGACCAAAAAGGGTGCATATTCCCTAGGAATGAAGGTTCCCATTatactatggaaagagccccatACAGCTGAGATGATGGCCAATGAGAACATAGAATGTGTAGTGAAAGAAGGAGTTATAAATGTCAACCATAGCCTTGTGATCAATTACAGTACTAGGAACAACTGGAAAATGCGTAATCTGACACTTGGGAAGAAGTAGAAATGATGGTGGTCACCAAGTTCTATAAAGGTTTTCCAAGAGAGCTAATGGTGTAGAAGTACCTCAGTGAGTTTCAaatctgagttttattttctatctctgcgtgaagaagaattgaaaataatcTGGGAGAGCTTTTATTCCAGTACTTCCTATGCATCTGCATATGATTGGGTCATAGAGATTTAATCTTTATTAGCTGCAGGTTTATCTCTCCCCTTGAGTGTGTTTATGAGAAACTGGGTTGTAGTGAGAGGTGATGCCACCCTGGGAATCTTTCCAAAATATGTGTCTTTCATGGTACTTTGTTCAAAGACCACTGATGACTTCTTCTTGCCCACAAGATAAAGCCTTTTAccctgtaaaatattttagaatattcatAGCCTGGACCCTGCCCCTTTCTATGGCTTTTCCAAGCATCCTCCTTCACCTTCCAAAATGTCAGCTCCAGCGCCATGGGACTACTGTCCATTCCCTAAACAGGAAATGATTAAGCACCCATATTATgaacttctctccttccccaccttcccccaaaGCATAGTCAGGTGTGATTGGTGATGTAATCAGTCACTGCTCCAGGACTCAGAGCACTTGTGCTAAGAGTCCTGGATTTCTCTGTCTTTAATGAGTTCTTTTAAGATCTAGACTCCTTTGGGATCCATGGCCTCTTAGGCCCAGGGATGTCTAGAACAGGAGATGTGAGAAAGGATGTTGCAGACACAGATGACGACTACAGAAGCTGTCACTTCACATGTCTTAGTAAATAAAGGGAAACAGGACCTTAAGTTACTGTGCTGGAGTCACCCTCAGACACACTGGGTAAGTTGGGCAGAGGGTGAATGAGCTGAACCCTTAGGGTCCTTCCAATTCAAGGGTCTTGCAAAATTGTGTGATGTTCTGCAGGATGGTTCTTCAGGTATGATAACATTCCTCTTCTTCACCTCCCTGCCTTCTAAGACTTCCCtacattctagaaatattttaattaatgtttacCAGTTACATTTTTGTTGTCAATattaacagttgtaaatattacTGTGTCATGTATTCTTACGAGACTGTGTAATTCCAATGTAATGACAGCTCTTGTggcaggttttattatttttttaattcaattagccaaaacaacattagtttcagatgtagtgttccacaattcattgGTCgtgtataacacacagtgctcatcacatcatgtgtcccCCTTAATGccaatcacccagttaccccaattcccccactcacctccccttcagcaaccctcagtttgtttcccatagttaagaatTTTCATAGTTTGTCcctttctctaatttcttcccattcaattttccctcccttcccttatgatattctgcactgtttcttatagtccacatatgagtgaaactatatgataattgtctttctccgattgtcttatttcacttagtacagttccatccacatagatgtaaatggtaagtattcatcatttcttatggctgagtaatattccattatatatagatatagatatagatgatatagatatagatatcttcCTTATCTGTTTAGCAGTCAAAGgaaatctcagctccttccatagtttgactattgtggacattgttagTATGAACATTAGGGTAGAGGTGCCCCTTCGTTTCATTatatctgtacctttggggtaaatacctagtactgcaaTTGTGGGTCATAGAGTATTTCTATTTGTgacttcttgaggaacttccatactgttttccagagtggctgtaccagcttgcattcccaccgacagtgtaagagggttcccctttctccacattcaaGTCAACATTCAttgcttactgtcttgttaattttagccattctgaatggtgcaagatgatatctcattgtggttttgatttgtatttccctgatgacaagtgatgttgagtattttttcatgtgtctttggccatttgtatgtcttctttggagaaatgtctgttcatgtcttgtgGTAGGCTTTAATGTAGTAGTCTGAgcccttgttttattttagaatcacctggtaactttaacattttttgtacaGGCCTCCTCTAAGATTGTGATTATATTTATCTGAGGGCATCCagtaatcttcatttttaaatatttatatttaaaatatatttatcatgtaCTGCGTAGTCCCTGGACCACAGCACTGCAGTCACTGGGTGCTAATTAAAAATGTAGAACTATAGGACacctaagtgtctgccttcagcaaggtcatgatcccagggttcagggatcttgccccacattgagccctgaatcaggctttctgcttggtggcaagtctgcttcttcctctccttctgcctgttgctcctcctgcttgtgttctttctgtgtcaaataaataaataaaatctaaaataaaatataggaccAGCCTGCTGAATCGGAATCAGCATTTTGGCAGAATGCCTGGGTGATATGCATGGGTATTTAATTCTAGAAACACTGTGCTAGGTGATCCTTACAGGCAGTCCAGGCTGAGAACACTGACCATAGGTGAAAGATGAAGGGGTCATTACATAATTAGGGGTAGCATCTGCAAGTGTTGTCTCTGGTTAATGATTCCTCATCATACCCTCAACACAAGAGATGGATCCCACTCATTTATTAGGAAGCAAAATTCTGAAAAACCAGCTGTATGATTTCCCTTAGATGTTTGTTCCCACTATAATGCCAGTATGTAATGTCCATGTGTAAAAACTGCTAATGTGGGTGGATCAAACAGCACCAGCAGGGTGTAGTCTAAGCAGGTGGATTCAGTTCAGTCTTTAATGAAGGAGCCTCCCACATCTCTTGATAGTTCTCTGCTTTGTCACCTTTTAGACACATTGAggtgtattagggttctccagagaaatagaaccaatgggagattatatctttatatatatatatctatatttatatatctatatatctgatAATATGTCTCTATTATCTTATCATCTGTAGTCATGAAAAGGGTAGTCTTATCTGAGGTACCCCAACACTTTCCATGGGTACAGTGTTACATTAATAAATCTGTAACATAGTGACAAATTTAGTGCTAAATGGTTGAAGCTAATGAGTACTTGTTCTGAGAGGACTCAATAGAAATGGGTATTTTAACATAATAGGAGTTTGCTGTCTGTAAATTTGAAAGAATGCATGTCTCAGCCTGAAGCACAGCCAATGAATATTTACGAAACATAACACAGTGCTATATCgaggcactgtgccaggtgctgaCACTTCTGCAGTCATGAAGACAGACGTGGCCTTTCCTGCATGTTTACAATCCAATAGAGAGAACAGCTGTAACCAATCTCCTGGGCATTCAGTGCTTGAGGGACAAGTATGGGATGCCTGAAAAACATAGTAGCAGGTTCTTACTTGGTCTGGGCAAGGGGGCCAGGAGAGATACAGCTGAGTAAATGACATGTAATATGGCTGAAGGGTAAGTAGGAACAAACCAGTtgaagagggagcagagagaggaagatgctaggcagggagagcagcaagtAGAAAAGGCTGCAGGCAAGAAATTGTGCCTTTCAAGCCCAGGATTTCTGGAGAGGTGAATGTGAGTGTCACTATGGGGCCAGGTGAAGCTGTGGAAGTCAGCAAGGGTCAGGTCTTGAAGCACCTTTTGTGCAATTCCTTTGAGAggaattttgccttttccttaaGAGCAATGAGAATCCGTGAAGACTTTAGGGAGAATGATGATCAGATTTTCATCTTAGAATGCCACAGTGTGAATGAAAGATATtgaaggagcagggagaagagtgAAGAGGGAAGAGGTTATTCCAACAGTACAGACACGACATGATGTCAGCCCAGCCAGAATAGTGATGGTTGAgagaaagaatggatgaatgagaaaGAGGTTTAATGTGGCAGAATCTTAAAGACATGTTAAAAAACTGGATATTGAGGATGAGagaaaggatggaagggaagaaaactCTCAGGTGTATGATTTGCATTTTGATATCTTTTACCGAGATGTGGGTAAGTAGAGGAGGAAGGAATTGGaattgggagaaggggagggttGAGATCCTGAGTTTCTTTTAGGATCTGCCGAGCTTAAAATGCATGTGAAAAGTCTAAGGGAAGATAATTATTAAGCAACTAGGTACACAGTTTTATAGATTAGAGTCATTTACACCTGAGGTTTAAACGGTAATCAAATCCTTTGGAGTAGAttagtttttcttcattctatATGTAGCATTATAAGAGAACGGTGTTTAGGAAAAACTCCTGGGACATCAACATGAAGAGTTTGACAAAACAAACTAGAGTTACTTAGGATGCCTGGTAAGATAGGTATGAGGAAAATCAATATATAAGTGTCTCAGAAAACAATGGATAAGAGTGTTTTATAAAAGTTGGAatattgttggggtgcctgggtggctcagtcattaagtgtctgccttcggctcaggttatgaaccGAGGGACCTGGGAtgaaaccccacatcaggttccctgctgggcaggaatcctgctcctccttctcccactccctctgcttgtattccctctctctctgtgtctctatcaaataaaaaaataaaatctttttaaaaattttggaacaTTGTTAAAAGGAAGTGATGAAAAGTCATTTCTGATCATAGAGATTCTGTCCTTAGAGATTTGGAGTATAGAAATGGTAATTATTGTGATGAGAATTATATAAAGTATCTTTACAGAGCACTTAACAGATTATGTATCACAGAAATATGTTCagttttaaattcatgttttaatGGACACTTTTTTCCTCCTAAAGATACTGAAGACAGAGCATGACAAGAAAGAATCAAACTGTCATCTCAGAATTTGTCCTCCTGGGCCTGCCCATTGATTCAGATCAGCGAGACCTGTTCTATTCCCTGTTCCTGGCCATGTATGTTACCACCGTCCTGGGGAACCTtctcatcatcatcctcattcGCCTGGACTCCCACCTCCACATGCCCATGTATTTGTTTCTCAGCAATTTATccttctctgacctctgcttctcgTCTGTCACAATGCCCAAATTGCTGCAGAACATGCAGAGCCAAGTCCCATCCATCCCCTATGCTGGCTGCCTGACCCAGATGtacttcttcctgttttttgGAGACCTGGAGAGCTTCCTCTTGGTGgccatggcctatgaccgctacaTGGCCATCTGCTTCCCTCTGCACTATACCACCATCATGAGCCCCAAGCTCTGTCTCTCCCTGGTGGTGCTTTCCTGGGTGCTGACCATGTTCCATGCTATGTTACACACTCTGCTCATGGCCAGATTGTGGTTTTGTGCAGACAACAAAGTCCCCCACTTTTTCTGTGATTTGTCTGCTCTGCTGAAGCTGGCCTGCTCTGACACTCGAGTTAATGAGTTGGTGATATTTATCATGGGAGGGCTTGTTGTCATCATCCCATTCCTGCTCATCATCATGTCTTATGCAAGGATCATGTCCTCCATCCTCAAGGTCCCTTCTGCTAGGGGTATTCACAAAGCCTTCTCCACCTGTGGCTCTCACCTCTCTGTGGTGTCACTATTCTATGGGACAATTATTGGTCTCTATTTATGCCCATCAGCTAATAATTCTACTGTTAAGGAGACTGTCATGGCCATGATGTACACTGTGGTCACCCCCATGCTGAATCCCTTCATCTATAGCTTGAGAAACAGAGACATGAAGGGAGCCCTGGGAAGAATCTTTTGTAGAAAGAACATTATCTTCTCTGCATGAtggtaacattttatatttttacatatttctatCTAGTAGATACAATAATTTTGGAGTattattccagatttttttccttaccGTGGAAACATTCTGTTAAAATTATATGGTAGTTATTCAATATGTAAAAGAGATGAAATTGAGCTATTCAGTTGAACTAGGGGAGAGAGGTCTTGGTGACCTGCTGGCTAAGGCTTCCTCTTTGtgttccccaggtgattctggcAAAGTGTAGTTTAAGAATTCCTGTTTTAAACGATCTTCATGCCTTATATTCTTTAACTAATTTTTCATGGGAGACTATGTTCCTTTTTTAAGCCAGAACTCTGCTTTCATTGtggtataattttataaaataattctctaTACTCTAAGGTCAATACTAAATGAGATCCAGAATCTccacctcccagcctccctcttaATGTCTCCTAGTTACCTCTCTCTGCATAAGATTCACATCATTTTATCTCTTAACCTTCCCCCCCtccttatttgttttcatgtcttctctgttttctgactggcctgagctgaaatggaTTTTTCTAGCCCTTGCTAAAGAGTCTATTTTGTCTTTACCTGGGAATAAGAAATACCGAGGGGACCTAAAATTTTCCCCAGGAATGGGGAAAGAAGTTGAAAGCTAGTAAACAAGTTCAGAGTTTAAGGATGCCTCTTTTCTATTTGGTACTTTCTGTTCAGTAATTTATATAATCGGTTCATAAAAGAGCTTTGTATCTATGTTTTTATCCTATCCTGAACCTCATGACAATCCCAAGGAATAGATATGGTTATTATTTTGTAGACTGAAAAGCATGTTGTTCAATTTCTTGTCAAGTCACACAGTGTGTCAATTGTTGAATCTATGTAATATCCCaaattgtgattttattatttcttttaataggctttcactttagaaagaaagagagcacccATTAATAACAAACCAAAACTAAACCAAataaaacaaccccccccccaaaaaaaaaaacccccagaaaCCAAAACTTTCTTAGCTCCATTTATGGCATGGACTAGTTTTCCAACCTCAGTCCATTTGTGTCCTCAGTTGTCCTCTCTAAGCTATGGCATCCAAACGCACCATTTTCATCCTCAAGTACATTCTGGTGACCTCCACCTTTCTGTCTGAAGTCAAGACTTTGTACAAACTGTTATTGTCATCTGCCCTTTGGATATCTCCACTTGAGGCTCTATGAACTGTTCAAGCTCAACATGCACAATATTGAACTCTTCATGTTCCTTCAAATCTGCtctttgtcctttattctatATCTTCATTTATGTCACTTTATACTCAGTTACCAGAACAGCCATACAATCTTTCATGATACATTTTCACTTAatattgtatttcttaaaatagcTTATTGTATCCATGAGGCAACTAAGGTAACACTAATTTCTATAATGGATAAATACTGAAATCTCAGTGCCATCATACAACAGATATATAGTGACaagaaaaaagatcaaattaATGCACTTTTCTCCATAACAGAAAATTCCAttaacaggaaaatgaaaaatagaccCTATTCTCAATAGCCATGGAATTTATGTGCAataatataagaagaaaattttaaaactactgaaagatattaaagaataCCACAATAGTGGACATATACAATGACCCTGGCTGTCTCCTTTTAAACAGATTGGGGAGAGTAATTTTATACACTAAAGTAGATCCATTTAAAATTGTgcattttgatgagttttgaaaCCTCATTATTTTAACAACATCAGTTATCCTAATACATTCAATACAATCCAAGTTAAAGtctcaaaagaattatttttgtggAAACTGACAAACTTATATTGATGTTTGACACATTTGACCACATAAAAAGAGGAAACTTATCTAAGACAAAAGATAACATAAACAAACTTGAAGGAAAATTGACAGACAGTAATATGCCTAAAACACAAGattaaaattcagaatatataaagaacacttacaagtcatataaaaataaaacaaactgaatgccttgaatagccaaagcaatcttgaaaaaggaaaacaaacctgAAGGTGtaacaattccagatttcaagttatattacaaagctgcagcAATCAAAACTgtaggtactggcacaaaaatagatatacAGACCAATGGAGTAGAAcataaaaccccaaaataaacccacaattatatggtcacttaatctttgataaaggaagaaagaatatctaatagaaataatacagtctcttcaacaaatggtgttggcaaaactggacagccacatgcagaagaaggaaacaggaCCACTTTCCtaaagcatacacaaaaataaattcaaaatgaactaaagacctaactgtgagccctgaaagcataaaaatcctagaagaaaggaaaggcagtGATATTTCTTGACATctgctgtagcaacatttttctacatatgtctCCTGCGGCAGGggttataaaagcaaaaataaactattggtactacatcaaaatgaaaagcttctgcacagcaaaggaaacaaccaataaaactaaaaggcaaccaacagaatgggagaagatatttgcaagtgacatatctgataaagggttggtattcaaaataaagaactgatacaactcaacaccccaaaaccaaataatccagttaaaaacaagcaaaaaagggcacctgggtggctcagtgggttaaagtctctgccttcggctcaggtcatgatcccagggtcctgggatcgagccccacattgggctctctgctcagcagggagtctgcttccctctctctctccctctgcctatctctctgcctacttgtgatctctgtcaaataaataaaatctttaaaaaaaaaaaagcaaaaagaagacatacagatggctaacagacatgtgaaaagatgcttaacatcactcactattagggaaatccaaatcaaaaatACAGTgaactatcacctcacacctgtcagaagggctaaaaatCAGCAACGCAAGAAGCAACAAgagctgacaaggatgtggagaaaaaggaagcctctTGCACTCTTGGTGGAATACagactggtgcaaccactgtggaaaacagtatggagttttctcaaaaagttaaaagtggaACTGTCCTATGACCCAATACACACGACTATTTACCTCCCAAAAtaccaaaacactaattcaaagggacaaaGGGATACAcacatccctatgtttatagcagcatatttacaataaccaaatgaTGGAAGCATCTCAATTGTccatcagtaggtgaatggataaaaaaaaatatggtaaatatatacacacaatggaatatttttcagcctcttaactacagagaactgatggttaccagaggggaagtgagcaggaggatgagtgaaataggtgatgggga includes the following:
- the LOC125086701 gene encoding olfactory receptor-like protein DTMT, with translation MTRKNQTVISEFVLLGLPIDSDQRDLFYSLFLAMYVTTVLGNLLIIILIRLDSHLHMPMYLFLSNLSFSDLCFSSVTMPKLLQNMQSQVPSIPYAGCLTQMYFFLFFGDLESFLLVAMAYDRYMAICFPLHYTTIMSPKLCLSLVVLSWVLTMFHAMLHTLLMARLWFCADNKVPHFFCDLSALLKLACSDTRVNELVIFIMGGLVVIIPFLLIIMSYARIMSSILKVPSARGIHKAFSTCGSHLSVVSLFYGTIIGLYLCPSANNSTVKETVMAMMYTVVTPMLNPFIYSLRNRDMKGALGRIFCRKNIIFSA